A stretch of the Mustela nigripes isolate SB6536 chromosome X, MUSNIG.SB6536, whole genome shotgun sequence genome encodes the following:
- the MPC1L gene encoding mitochondrial pyruvate carrier 1-like protein — MLCGALYGNHAKARGHGSRLCGVGSASYVIVGWLLFLWCSHALEIMAMVAALWRSARDYMKTKEFRNYLASTHFWGPVANYGLPLAALKDMNASPEIISGRMKVALIFYLMAFMHFAYRVQPRNLLLFVCHSTNVLARSVQLSRYLNYYCGGGASAAVGTTAAITPDPTSCPVPVSDLDNDDSC, encoded by the coding sequence ATGCTGTGTGGAGCACTTTATGGCAACCACGCAAAGGCGCGAGGTCACGGGTCCAGGCTGTGCGGAGTAGGCTCTGCATCCTACGTCATCGTGGGTTGGCTGTTATTTCTTTGGTGCTCTCATGCCTTGGAGATCATGGCGATGGTGGCGGCACTGTGGCGGAGTGCGAGGGACTATATGAAGACCAAGGAGTTCCGGAACTATCTGGCCAGCACTCACTTCTGGGGTCCCGTGGCCAACTATGGCCTTCCGCTGGCTGCCTTAAAGGACATGAACGCATCACCTGAAATCATCAGTGGCCGTATGAAAGTAGCGCTCATCTTCTACTTGATGGCCTTCATGCATTTCGCCTACCGTGTACAGCCTCGAAACCTGCTGCTGTTCGTGTGCCACAGCACCAATGTCTTGGCGCGGAGTGTGCAGCTGAGCCGCTACCTGAATTACTACTGTGGCGGAGGCGCGTCGGCGGCTGTTGGTACCACAGCTGCCATCACCCCCGATCCCACCAGCTGTCCTGTACCTGTTAGCGACCTTGACAATGATGACTCCTGTTAG